The nucleotide window TTCGAGACATActcaaaaatatagtctaagttatcatcagattcCTCTAATGGTTCCATTAAACAggacttagcaatttctatttgcttagtaagatcctttttatccttctttttcaggcattcatttgcatagtgtccttcttcttggcaataccaacacttacaattttcttttttattcgggcaatagtcatttttttgtcttttgcttttatcgttatttctttttctaaaatacatcttttttctccagtttggatagtattttctttttctaaattgatattttctttttctctgaaaatttttattaagcccatatttttggggtatctcttcattatcctgacaacaaattctaattatattcgcaaatcttttttgagttgcttcttgcatacaacgttcttttatttcctctcttattgaAGAGGTTactccaccaaaattattttcaattgtccctctatttatctctcttataaatcttcccattataaattcattagcaggatatggaagttttgttacatacatactaagataattaatgatttttatcttcttcttttaatttgtaataatgtattctatattcgcatatataagattccacattacatagatcatatatctgaatattagctaaatggttttttgcttcttgatattctttattatagacttcttgtttatgatctataatattttttttcaaaaaattctttatatagaattatcattatatataatatcttatcataagctgttGCTCTTGTTGCtaaatcttctattatttggttttctattgatgtcatataatctcttatagttcctttagtatgaagccctatgtaattccaaatatctcttccagacaattcactaagctttggattagtaaaagcttctaataaaaaggaattcaaccaattttcgaaaatttctttttcattctttttacagtctaagtcaagcattctttctccttccatttcctggattttagggACGtgttttgatggtatttttgtatattttgaatctttatttataaactcttttttaaaagcataattatcaaaacctgtttcccatttaaattgagattgattatccttagatgttccagcttcatttttaacttgtattggaattgctggttcttcgtcacttgaataatctaagatatgttcttcattttctatatttttagaatttactaattcttcttctatttgaaattcctgttccataatattattttcttgagccatttttaattgtttaaaaagcattgtaacttcttctaattttttttcaatattcataattttagtggtggttttacttttaaatctgttatattggttatgttttgaaatttttcttccttgggattctctttttccttatttctttgaaattttatggatgttaatatttcttcaagcatatctactatagaatttaactgtgggttaaaagtatgatatagatgtggggaatcatttccatggtaacattttttagaaattccgtgtgaaaaataagttttttcaggtttttgaagtccttcaataaaacttatagtaaaataaagattttgagaaaaatcattttgtattgattttaagaattcaatgtcattacagttaacattagttaaaattattaatttttaatctattaattttgataacttaattatttcttctcttaaatcttctaatttacttttttttataaagtaaCGCTTTTCTTTGTAAAGAGTTACAATTTTAAGTTAAAAGTATAACTTTAATTACCACTAGTTACCATAGACATAGCCACCAGAGACTTGGCTATATATGTATTAAGTGTACAACTTTATATGCAGCATTATTTGTAATTAGTAATATACTATACGGTGTCTTTTACACCACTATAATGCCACGTGTTgcataataaaatttaacactTGTTGCATAATTagttgcaattttttttatattttatttaaaaaaaattaaataatttagatacCATAACAAAAATATCATACAACTCATCTATATATTATTATGCCTTTAATTTGAGGGAAGTGTCTTTTCAATTCATAAAGCATAGGTATCGTATATCAATAtgactatatatatatggtaGATATACAAGTAACACTTATTAATTAaacaatttataaatatttttattttaactatcTTTTATATATGAGATTGCCTTGAAAAAGCTGATTTCCCCGTAGACATGAGAAtacctttttattatatatatttttttagcatGATATCATTTGCCCCATCCCTTTGAACCTAGAGTGATATCACCTTCAAATCTATTTGAGTACACTATCATAAAtcctattattatattaatacaaCTTAGATCTTTTTTCTTCCCCacaaagtaataaaaattttatgatattacgatcttgaataaataaatcaattttaaaactttttattaaaCAAGTTAGTTTTACAATATAAAAATCTTaagattttatatattttttcaatataaaattattgtgTACTTAAACCAACACTAATGAGGTTAGAATACTGTAAGAAAACAAccacaattttaaattttttaaaaagggataatgaaaacaaaaaagggGTCACAATCAGCGAGTGCAAGAGGAGATGTGGTTCAACAAAGACCATGAGCTTGTCTTAAAAGCCTTCCAATATGTCTCTAGATTCAAACTTTCATGGTTTCAAACAACACGCtaacctcctccttcttcttcttcttcttaagaACATAGAGCTTCCTTCACTAAAACTTTCTGACCAATCTGCTCAACATAATCTATAAAATCACAAGCTTCATTGTCACTCACCTGTTTTCAATGAGCAAGAACAggaccaatatatatataataggaacaaaataaaattcatttcatGTGCTTCTTTTATGATGGAACTTTAAAATTGcttcattaaataataaaagggagaAAAGCATGTGGAAAGATAACATGTTATTTCTAAGAAACACATTTCCAGTTCATTATCAATTTGACATAATGTCAAAGCTTACTTTAACTATTACATTGTCAAGACAGCAAATATCTTCTCAAGCACAAAAGACAAGTTATTAATGTGTTTATGGAAGCAATATAAGTATGAAAAAGCCATCTTTAAGAGTAGTGTAAAAACTGAGCTCACCACAATTGCAATGCCAGATTCACTGAATTTCGGGACGCTTATGAGTCTCACAAACTGCCCTTCAGATCATCTATATATTCTGACCTGATGTGCCATGAAACCTAAAAGAAATGCCACATCATGTTAAACGTATTGTAGATAGTAGATTCAGAGTCAAAGACAGTAATAGGTTTGTGATTTTATAGCCTACTCACCCGATATTATCAATCTCAAAAGAATGAGGATTTGTACAAGATCTAAAGGCATCTATGCAATGGCTGAAAGTAAAACTCTTAGTAATACAGTCAAACAACACCTAACATATTATATAAACATAAAGCATATTTATCttgaaagaaaacatgaaaagcTTCCGTGGTAATGAGAAATTAGCAGGATCCTTGGGTCCTTGCATGATATCTAAAGGCAAACCAGCTGCAATCTAAACAAACATAAGTAAAAATTAAGCAATTTTTATTTGGGATAATAAAGACTACGATATAAGaatctaaataataaaaatgaaaccTGATTCAATAAAATATCCAGTTCCTTTATTGGTTCAGCAATCCTTGAGAGGTCCTTTGAAGCCAAATTCTGcaaatattaaagaaaatacctcaacaaattcagcaattGGAGCAGTCTACAGCACCCATATGTCAACgccaatagaaaaaaaaataaagagggggttaaaaattcttttggtaagtttttttgcaaaaaattaaatacttaaCCAATTTATTTTACATCTTGGAGTTGAAGTTTAAAGAACCTGAAATAATCAAATCATCACCATCTTAACAGATTATTTTTTCCCAGTCAATCCATTCATCCTACAATCTTATATCCATCAtgtcaaataataatttatgtatcAGTCTTATAGGTGTATAGTTTCGGAAAATTTTCACATATACCAGCCACTTTATTGGTATAGTAGTATAACATGTACGGATCAGTGACAGTAAAATTTTTGTCCTCTTGTATGATATGTATTGACAAAAAGGTCCATACAATAACAGAAAAAAGACAGCTAAGAGCAACTCTAATGGGCAGGACTTGAGGCCTTATTTCTAACAAAAGCAAGAAGGGATCGTTGGAAGGGAAAAAGAATGAGTTTCCGCACAAGTCTTAAAGAGAGGGGAGTCCCTCTAAATAAGGACTTAAATTGACCAATAATAATgaatattatttgtattattatattaaataataattaattaaatttacttacattaaaaaataaatttaatttttacaccttacaaaataatttttggttgggttggttatttttatttttaaaatttaaaatgctaaccatattattaaaattagcaGTTGTAAAACTAGCCGTTGTAAAATTAGCCGTTACTATGTTaccgttattattaataaattaatattttattactcTATATATACCACTTACATACACTTCTATTCTCACACTTTATTCtactcttcttcatcttcttccaagtTTACGAAATCAAAGTTCTGctgatattatttttgttcgaaaaaatagatccaaaccaactcaaCTCTTTTTTCCATTATTTACAAAACTTTTCTCAAACTCCAAATACCCAACAATCTCAAACCTCAAACTCTcaaattccaaatcaaaacttcacactaccaaatacatttcaaaatccaaatccacaaaatcttcctaatttcaattttcaagctCCTTGTAATAATGAATTTCCTATATTCCAGCCACAAAATCAAAATgcacaaaaatcatatttttcattttcatctatGTTTAACCCCTCTATCGAAAATGTTACTCTAACATCTTTTCCGTTTCCAACTCAATTCTGTGCATAACGACATAACTCATCTGGTGTTGATGGCTCTTCTAACCTATCCTCTCAGACTCCGATACAATCTAGTCCAAATTTGTAATATTCAGATTTTGTCAACCTTCGTCGATTAGATGCTATCGACctcaatgatgatgatattgaagaTCGGAGGCAAGATAGTATTTAACATTGGCATTGAAAAGAGGATGAGATGCTGATCAGTGCATGGTTAAATGTTTCAACTGATCCTATAATTGGTACCgatcaaaagagaaaaatattttggagtCGAATTCACAGGTACTGTGTAGAATTTTTCTCCGACATGACAAGGGGGTAGTTACATGTAAGAAACGATTGTATAAGATCAACAAGGCTATTGCACAATTTGCTGGTTGCTACAATCAAGCTAGTCGAAACATAAGGAGTGGTTCGAACACGATGATATAAAGGAGTTGGCCTATAAACTTTATTTCAcaaattatgataaaaaatttacttttgaGAGGTATTGGAACATGCTTCATCTGGAGCAAAAATGGAGAAGCCAACTACCTACACAGAGTGGAGGTTTAAAGAGAACTAAGGTTAGTACAACTGGAGCATACTCATCCTCATCAAACCCAGATACACCGTTGGCAGACGAATCCGGTGTGGACTCTCCTGTTCGCCCACAAGTATCAAAGAATTGCAAGCGAAAAGGTAAGGAAAAAGCACAAATGTCTGAAGATCTTAGCAAAAAAATTATCGGTTGTTAAAAAACTATCTCTCATGAAAGATATTAAGAATGTTAGGGAAAAGGAACTAATGGataggaaaaaaaagagaagaggagaGGGCGTATAGAGCAAAGATTATGGTAATGAAGGAGAAGGAATTACAAATTCAAGCGgcaataaaagaacaagaattacaaACTCAAGCAGCAATGAAAGAATAAGAATTACAAACTCATATGTATATTAAAGAAATGGAGATAAATGCAAAAGAAAGGGAAATCAAAAGGATGGCTAAGGAAAGGGAAAGGAAAATGGATATACAAATACTTAATGCTGACACGTCTACAATGAGTGAAAAATGACGAGCTCTCCCTGCGATTGCATGTGAGAAAATAATCGTGAAGTGGTTTACTTAATAGTTCCTTGTATTCGTAGAGTTACGTAGTATATATGTTCTTAGTTTTATTGTGTATTACTAGTATGTGATGTAGTCTGTTTTATTCATTTCTGATGTAACTTTTCAAATTAGTCAATATTATTGTGCCGTTATTGTTCATGAAAGTGATCGTTAAGTAGCCGTTTACAAAATTATCCGTTAAGTAGCCATTGTAAAACTAGCCGTTGAGAAGTAGGTACTTGTTGCAGACACACTTATAAATATCAACTATCAATGACTTTGCAACTCCATTTCAACTCTTGTTTGTAACCTCGAAAGAGTACTACAAATTATATAGAGCAAAGATTATGGCTAAAAATTTTGATGATATGTTTAAATGAGGCTTTGTATGGCAAAAGAAGACGCCAAGATAACACACTCATAGATAATTGGATCGATGAATGTTTATTTGAAGatttagaagaagaagatatcgaTAGAAACTCTGTCCCAACTCCTCGTAGATAGATCAACAGAGATCGAGAAGCAGGACATGATCGTCTTTTTCAAGATTACTTTGCAGATGAACCGGTGTATAATGCTGATATTTTCTGACGGAGATTCGAATGAGAAGACATGTGTTCCTTCGGATAGTTGACGCTCTCTCAAACGTTTATCTGTATTTCCAACAGAGGGTTGATGCAACTGGAAGGAGAGGCTTGTCACCACTCCAAAAATGCACCGCTGCGATACGAATGTTAGCATATGGCGTAGCAACTGatgttgttgatgattatgtgtGTATAGACGAGAGCACTACAATTGAATGCTTggaaaaatttgttgaaggtgTCATTTCGGTGTTCGAGGATGAATACTTGCGAAGACCAAATCCGAATGATGTACGACGCCTGCTACAAATGACGGAGGATCGTGGCTTTCCTAGCATGTTGGGTAGCATTAACTGCATGCATTGGCAATGAAAAAATTATCCAAAGACGTGGAAAGGTATGTACATGAGTGGTTATCGTGGGGTTGCAACCATAGTACTTGAGGTTGTAGCATCTTCAAACCTTTCGGTGTCATTTCGGTGTTCGAGGATGAATACTTGCGAAAACCAAATTCGAATGATGTACGACGCCTGCTACAAATGGCGGAGGATCGTGGCTTTCCTAGTATGTTGGGTAGCATTGACTGTATGCATTGGCAATGGAAAAATTGTCCAAAGACGTGAAAAGGTATGTACATGAGTGGTTATCATGGGGTTACAACCATAGTACTTGAGGTTGTAGCATCTTCAGACCTTTGAATATGGCATGCATTCTTCGGAGTTTCTGTTCAAATAACGATATCAATGTGTTAGATCGTTCTCCAATGTTTGATGATATTCTAAATGACCGTGCTCCGGAAGTAAATTATACtattaatgataataattataCTATGGGATACTATTTAACAGATGGTATTTATCCTGAATGGGCCACATTTGTCAAATCAATCTCAAAGCCACAAGGGGAGAAACGCAAGTTATTTGCACAATACCAAGAAGggcaaaaaaaaagatgtgGAGTGAACATTCGAAGTGTTGCAAGCACACTTTGTAATTATATGTGGTCCAACTCGCTTTTgggaaaagaagaagcttgccaaCATAATGAGAGCTTGTATTATATTGCATAATATGATTGTTGAGGATGAAAGAGACACTTATACAAGAAATTTTGCTCAAGGGTTAAAGTATGATGATATCAAAAATGGCTTATCACAACCTCAACTGGGAGAGGAAGATTTTGCACCATACCATCAATTTCTCCAAAGAAATGCCCAACTTCGAAATAGGCAGCAGCATAGACAATTGAAAGAGGACTTGATTGAACACATATGGCAATTTCACAATGCTTGTCGTCAACTATAGAgcttaattatgtttttctttgtattaagtaattttacaaattagtgtaatctcgaattatatattttgtattattgttatatatgaatttatttaatattaatatcttttaatgtaattaattttaagtattttaattaattaattaagtaggaCCACAATAGGAACTAAAGTTAGTTCCccctaatggagaagagagaggtctttgagttcctatttactgtttatgacgCAAAAGCAGATgttaaattacttttttatgaCATATGGACCATAAATAGAAACTGTGATGAGTTTTTTTATTGGAGAtgatctaaaaataataaatctgtGGCTAAATGTAAATGATTATTTATATTGGTAAGCCAGCCACATTAGAATAAATTCTGAATGGTGGGGAGCTGTCTGTGAATCAAGTGTGTATGTAATATGTATGTACACGGGATTCATtgttttgtaaataaaaaaagaattaaataatGAAGTCGGctgaattattttttactaatgcATGttcaaaaaaatagataattttttaattagtgttCTAATACGTTATAATG belongs to Arachis duranensis cultivar V14167 chromosome 8, aradu.V14167.gnm2.J7QH, whole genome shotgun sequence and includes:
- the LOC107461685 gene encoding uncharacterized protein LOC107461685; the encoded protein is MLHLEQKWRSQLPTQSGGLKRTKVSTTGAYSSSSNPDTPLADESGVDSPVRPQRVDATGRRGLSPLQKCTAAIRMLAYGVATDVVDDYVCIDESTTIECLEKFVEGVISVFEDEYLRRPNPNDVRRLLQMTEDRGFPSMLGSINCMHWQ